A portion of the Granulosicoccus antarcticus IMCC3135 genome contains these proteins:
- a CDS encoding cation:proton antiporter subunit C: MSNLIGLYSYWIVIVLMMAGLYIMIARYNLVKKIIGLGLFQTSIFYLYITMGKVDGGTAPILMDEPGVVYSNPLPHVLILTAIVVGVATTAVALALIVRIYEAYGTIEEDEIKVIEAAEPDA, from the coding sequence ATGAGTAATCTTATCGGACTCTACAGCTACTGGATTGTCATTGTGCTGATGATGGCAGGCCTGTACATCATGATTGCACGCTACAACCTGGTTAAGAAAATCATCGGTCTGGGTTTGTTTCAGACATCCATCTTCTACTTGTACATCACGATGGGCAAGGTTGATGGCGGCACGGCTCCCATACTGATGGACGAGCCAGGAGTCGTGTACAGCAACCCGCTGCCACATGTACTTATTCTGACGGCAATTGTGGTGGGAGTAGCCACCACGGCTGTTGCGTTGGCACTGATCGTACGTATTTACGAAGCGTACGGAACCATTGAGGAAGATGAGATTAAAGTCATCGAAGCCGCGGAGCCAGACGCTTGA
- a CDS encoding DUF4040 domain-containing protein — MDTFIIIVLLTFLAIIAIGIIVLRDLLGAVILLGAYSLTAASAFVVMDAVDVAFTEAAVGSGVSTILFLGALSFTKHEQKPRGHDSWLALVFVVVTGGLLIYGTLDMPHFGSAISAAQTHPDLAVRFLEQSGAEVGPPNIVTSVLASYRGYDTLGETLVVFAAGVAVLSLLGLKRRRPEDDAPEHAPGDTPAPDSDDFLAERAE, encoded by the coding sequence ATGGATACCTTCATCATTATTGTCCTGCTGACGTTTCTGGCTATTATCGCCATTGGCATCATCGTTTTGCGTGATCTGCTCGGGGCCGTTATCTTGCTCGGTGCATATAGTCTGACGGCTGCGAGTGCCTTCGTTGTCATGGATGCCGTGGATGTGGCCTTTACCGAGGCGGCGGTCGGTTCGGGGGTCTCCACGATCCTGTTCCTGGGCGCCTTGTCGTTTACCAAACATGAGCAGAAGCCACGCGGTCACGATAGTTGGCTGGCGCTGGTTTTTGTCGTGGTCACTGGTGGACTTTTGATATACGGCACCCTGGATATGCCGCACTTTGGTAGTGCAATCTCGGCGGCGCAGACTCATCCGGATCTGGCTGTGCGTTTTCTTGAGCAATCAGGTGCCGAAGTGGGTCCACCAAACATTGTCACCTCCGTACTGGCCAGCTACCGGGGTTACGACACCCTGGGTGAAACCCTGGTGGTCTTCGCTGCCGGAGTTGCGGTGCTCAGTCTGCTGGGTCTCAAGCGCCGACGCCCTGAAGATGACGCCCCCGAACATGCTCCCGGCGACACGCCAGCCCCTGACTCTGACGATTTTCTCGCAGAAAGGGCTGAGTAA
- a CDS encoding monovalent cation/H+ antiporter subunit D family protein, with protein sequence MTIEQLPALQIMVTLVAAPICVMVRNPRGAWAIAMVANAFVFINAILLLNQVLDTGVIRYALGGWAAPTGIEYYIDAMNAAMLVLISGISALVLSYAYRSVGKVVPLGKQYLFYSAWMMCVTGLMGIVITGDAFNVFVFLEISSLAMYTLISFGQDKRALTASFRYLVLGSVGASFILIGIGFLYAATGTLNMIDLAARIPESESQRAVLVAFSFITLGVLIKSAVFPLHAWLPNSYTYAPIAATAFLAGTATKVSLYILLRFFFSIFGTQYSFGQHLLNGVLLPAAVAGFVLMSLVAMFQTDLRRMLAYSSVAQIGYMVAGFSLATQAGLTAGIVHVINHAMVKTSLFMAVGCILYQVGHTHTPSLDNLMKKMPFTCVAFIISGLGLIGVPLTVGFVSKFTLIEASMEKGWWGIAALILISSLMAVIYIGRVIEVMLFRKSREGAPESTTGMSEAPLSMLVPMYVLVIVGLYFGINGGATLEVAGQAASQLLGGFR encoded by the coding sequence TTGACTATCGAACAGTTACCCGCGCTGCAGATCATGGTCACCCTGGTCGCAGCCCCGATTTGCGTCATGGTCCGCAATCCCAGGGGAGCCTGGGCTATTGCCATGGTTGCCAATGCGTTTGTCTTCATCAACGCCATTCTGTTATTGAATCAGGTGCTCGACACCGGTGTCATCCGCTATGCGCTGGGTGGCTGGGCAGCCCCTACAGGTATTGAATACTATATAGATGCCATGAACGCGGCCATGCTGGTGCTGATATCCGGCATCAGTGCGCTGGTACTGAGCTATGCCTACCGCAGCGTGGGCAAGGTCGTACCGCTGGGCAAGCAGTACCTGTTTTATTCCGCCTGGATGATGTGTGTCACCGGACTGATGGGTATCGTGATAACCGGTGATGCATTCAATGTGTTTGTCTTCCTGGAAATCAGCTCTCTGGCCATGTATACGCTGATCTCCTTCGGGCAGGACAAGCGGGCGCTGACGGCCAGCTTTCGCTATCTGGTGCTGGGCAGTGTCGGAGCATCCTTCATTCTTATCGGGATCGGCTTTTTGTACGCCGCCACCGGCACGCTGAACATGATTGATCTTGCTGCACGCATTCCCGAGAGCGAATCGCAGCGAGCCGTGCTGGTTGCCTTCAGCTTCATTACTCTGGGTGTGCTCATCAAGTCGGCGGTGTTTCCTCTGCATGCCTGGCTGCCAAACTCCTATACTTACGCACCCATTGCTGCGACAGCTTTTCTGGCGGGTACCGCCACGAAGGTCTCTCTCTATATTTTACTGAGGTTCTTTTTCAGTATCTTTGGCACGCAGTACAGCTTCGGTCAGCATCTGCTCAACGGTGTGTTACTGCCAGCAGCAGTGGCAGGTTTTGTCCTGATGTCGCTGGTCGCGATGTTCCAGACAGATCTGCGACGCATGCTTGCCTATTCAAGTGTCGCCCAGATCGGGTACATGGTGGCAGGCTTCTCTCTGGCAACCCAGGCAGGCCTGACAGCTGGGATCGTGCACGTCATCAATCATGCAATGGTCAAGACGAGCCTGTTCATGGCGGTGGGTTGCATCCTTTATCAAGTCGGACACACGCATACACCGTCGCTGGACAATCTGATGAAGAAAATGCCCTTTACGTGCGTGGCTTTCATCATCTCTGGCCTGGGGTTGATCGGTGTGCCTCTGACCGTCGGCTTCGTCAGCAAGTTCACGCTGATTGAGGCTTCCATGGAGAAGGGCTGGTGGGGCATTGCTGCCCTGATTCTGATCAGTTCTCTGATGGCGGTGATCTATATCGGTCGCGTCATCGAGGTCATGCTGTTTCGCAAGTCACGGGAAGGCGCGCCAGAGTCGACGACCGGCATGAGTGAGGCACCGTTAAGTATGCTGGTGCCCATGTATGTGCTGGTAATAGTCGGTCTCTATTTCGGTATCAACGGCGGTGCCACTCTTGAGGTGGCTGGACAGGCTGCCTCTCAGCTACTCGGTGGTTTTCGATGA
- a CDS encoding Na(+)/H(+) antiporter subunit B, whose product MKLYPRQRHRVLQVVTKLVIPFVLMFGLYVQFHGDYGPGGGFQAGVIFASAFILHGLIFGLQRTRAVLSPTVLRFMMASGVLLYAGTGLVTMLFGGTLLDYDVLAHDPLHGQHWGIFAVELGVGITVTAVMVTLFYGFASKR is encoded by the coding sequence GTGAAACTTTATCCTCGACAGCGCCATCGTGTACTGCAGGTAGTGACCAAACTGGTCATACCGTTCGTGCTCATGTTTGGCCTCTATGTTCAATTCCACGGGGACTATGGTCCTGGTGGTGGTTTTCAGGCAGGCGTGATTTTCGCCAGTGCCTTTATTCTGCATGGGTTGATTTTCGGCCTGCAGAGAACCCGCGCCGTACTTTCGCCGACTGTCCTGCGCTTCATGATGGCATCCGGTGTCCTGTTGTATGCCGGAACGGGGTTGGTCACCATGTTGTTCGGCGGCACCTTGCTCGACTACGACGTGCTGGCTCACGATCCCTTGCACGGACAGCACTGGGGAATTTTTGCTGTTGAGCTGGGTGTGGGTATTACCGTGACGGCTGTCATGGTGACCCTGTTTTACGGATTCGCCAGCAAACGATGA